Proteins encoded together in one Miscanthus floridulus cultivar M001 chromosome 16, ASM1932011v1, whole genome shotgun sequence window:
- the LOC136512961 gene encoding uncharacterized protein, with translation MDYQGDKLRDFFQTNGHQVLQRVENNYSLKYFTENEIRNITDGYKYILGRGAFGEVYKGTLEDQTSVAVKKYIHGTQKELFAKEVIVHSQINHKNVVRLLGCCTENNSLMIVMEFISNGNLNSILHGNSANGQVPFPLEKRIEIATGVAEALSSMHSMYSPVLHGDIKPANILLDKNFTPKISDFGIARLLCANGPQQTTTIIGSIGYLDPAYCESGILTPKSDVYSFGVVLLEVITRKKAVDGTITLAQSFNEALTKGEDVQHMFDEEISVAKNKKFLGDIGQLAAKCLQRDVKTRPEIVEVASNLRMIRKAMQIEQENLSQQLTVWTSGHQFGNLKKFNKIEMKRMTKNYRMTFRKESCECLYNGVLDEDRPVIVRQLKTCSDADREMFLNTMSILSQKNHKNIANVVGFHLGKSILECVYESFCDLSKSKFGSLSLSNRNLYDTICSIEKIPLHQRLSIAVQCAEGLVHIHSLVAESPDLCGASLLGNFRSVNIFLDNNFVPKIFNWNLSTFLGHSTVQNAVHDNGREYYSDPRDVSSQLFNLKSDVYSFGVVLLELITWKTVRYKYDGRVHVLTTDFIHSYRTDHGAIEIFGKVYDEQGKSFIHEAIAIAVDCLQPHIEKRPEMNVVLSRLRIIASAQSIRSKLTAGDNNTSSQHTVPATVSNTAKLHLTLTLTSTISLEELNEVTRNFSIDLLIGQGSYAQTFLAVLKDGQNSAIKKLDPVKEIQVQVPAILGMSQHDNVVQLLGYFVKEETRVLAYEYTPRGSLYDILHGKKGVKGAQPGPPLSWLQRVKIAVSAAKGLEFLHKKVDPPIIHGSIKSSNILLFDNDVAKIGDIGVSIHVARNWFDEYYETVRVSHDPNSAWEAPEWAITGMYSRRSDVYSFGVVLLELLTGRKVIDNTMPHNQRSLVTWASPRLSEDKVEQCIDPRLGGGYPLKAVSKMAAVAALCIQWVPDFRPEMNIVVRALCPLLNKSPSLPR, from the exons ATGGATTACCAAGGGGACAAGCTTAGAGATTTCTTTCAAACGAATGGGCATCAGGTGCTTCAAAGAGTGGAAAACAACTACAGCTTGAAATATTTCACAGAAAATGAGATACGAAACATAACTGATGGGTACAAGTATATTCTGGGAAGAGGGGCATTTGGTGAGGTCTACAAAGGAACACTAGAAGACCAAACCTCAGTTGCCGTAAAGAAATATATACATGGGACCCAGAAAGAGTTGTTTGCCAAGGAGGTGATAGTGCACTCTCAAATAAACCACAAGAATGTTGTTAGACTCTTGGGCTGCTGCACGGAAAATAATTCTCTAATGATTGTCATGGAGTTTATCTCCAATGGAAACCTCAACAGCATACTTCATGGCAATAGCGCTAATGGTCAGGTTCCCTTCCCTTTGGAGAAAAGAATAGAAATTGCCACCGGGGTTGCTGAAGCATTATCGTCCATGCATTCGATGTATAGTCCTGTTCTTCATGGTGACATCAAACCGGCTAACATACTGCTAGACAAAAATTTTACACCAAAGATATCAGATTTTGGAATTGCAAGACTCCTTTGTGCTAATGGTCCCCAGCAAACCACCACTATCATTGGTTCCATAGGTTACCTTGATCCAGCATACTGTGAGAGTGGAATTCTAACCCCAAAGAGTGATGTTTACAGCTTTGGAGTAGTTTTGCTGGAAGTTATCACAAGGAAAAAAGCAGTGGATGGGACCATTACCCTTGCTCAAAGTTTTAATGAGGCTCTTACAAAAGGAGAGGATGTGCAGCACATGTTTGATGAGGAAATCAGTGTTGCAAAGAACAAGAAGTTTCTTGGAGACATTGGACAGTTAGCAGCTAAGTGCTTGCAGAGGGACGTCAAAACACGTCCTGAAATAGTTGAAGTAGCTAGTAATCTAAGGATGATCAGGAAAGCTATGCAGATAGAACAAGAAAATCTGAGTCAGCAGCTAACTGTATGGACATCGGGACACCAATTTGGCAATTTAAAAAAATTCAATAAAATTGaaatgaaaaggatgaccaaaaACTACCGCATGACCTTTCGGAAAGAGTCATGTGAATGTCTCTACAATGGAGTCCTTGACGAGGATCGTCCAGTTATAGTAAGACAACTTAAAACATGTTCCGATGCTGACAGAGAAATGTTCCTAAACACTATGAGCATATTGAGCCAAAAGAATCACAAAAACATTGCAAATGTTGTTGGCTTTCACCTAGGAAAATCCATTTTAGAGTGTGTATACGAGTCTTTCTGTGATTTATCCAAGTCAAAGTTTGGTTCTCTATCGTTATCGAACAGAAACCTCTATGACACTATCTGCTCCATAGAAAAAATTCCCCTTCATCAACGTTTGTCAATAGCAGTCCAGTGTGCAGAGGGCCTGGTTCATATCCATTCATTAGTAGCTGAAAGTCCTGATTTGTGTGGTGCGAGCCTCTTGGGAAATTTCAGGTCTGTCAATATATTTCTGGACAACAATTTTGTGCCAAAAATCTTCAATTGGAACTTGTCAACGTTTCTTGGACATTCAACTGTGCAGAATGCTGTTCATGACAATGGACGAGAGTATTATTCAGACCCAAGGGATGTTTCTAGTCAGCTTTTTAACCTGAAATCTGATGTTTATAGCTTCGGAGTTGTTCTTTTAGAGCTCATCACTTGGAAGACAGTGCGATATAAGTATGATGGGAGGGTTCATGTGCTTACTACAGACTTCATTCATTCCTATAGAACTGACCATGGTGCAATAGAAATTTTTGGCAAGGTTTACGATGAACAAGGCAAGTCCTTCATTCACGAGGCCATTGCCATTGCTGTTGATTGCTTACAACCTCATATCGAAAAGAGGCCAGAAATGAATGTTGTACTTTCCCGTCTCCGGATTATCGCTTCAGCACAAAGTATCAGAAGCAAACTCACTG CTGGTGATAACAATACGTCTAGCCAACACACGGTTCCTGCCACTGTCAGCAATACTGCTAAACTTCATCTAACTCTTACTCTTACATCGACCATTTCCCTAGAGGAACTGAATGAAGTAACCAGGAACTTCAGTATTGATCTTCTTATAGGGCAGGGATCATATGCCCAAACTTTCCTGGCAGTTCTTAAAGATGGACAGAATTCTGCCATAAAAAAGCTTGATCCTGTTAAAGAAATTCAAGTACAG GTTCCGGCCATTTTAGGAATGAGTCAGCATGACAATGTTGTGCAACTTCTTGGATATTTTGTCAAAGAGGAAACTCGTGTTCTTGCTTATGAGTACACACCAAGGGGATCCCTGTATGATATTCTTCATG GTAAAAAGGGTGTCAAGGGAGCCCAACCAGGACCACCTCTGTCATGGTTGCAGCGTGTGAAGATTGCTGTAAGTGCTGCAAAAGGCCTTGAGTTCCTCCATAAGAAGGTTGATCCTCCCATTATTCATGGCAGCATCAAGTCCAGCAACATACTTCTCTTTGACaatgatgttgcaaaaataggtGATATTGGTGTCTCAATACATGTAGCCCGTAACTGGTTTGATGAGTACTATGAGACTGTTCGGGTTTCTCACGATCCCAATTCAGCATGGGAAGCACCTGA GTGGGCAATCACAGGAATGTATAGCAGAAGGAGCGATGTCTACAGCTTCGGCGTTGTACTATTGGAGCTTTTAACTGGTCGCAAAGTAATTGATAATACAATGCCACATAACCAGAGGAGCCTAGTTACATGG GCTTCACCAAGACTTAGTGAAGACAAGGTGGAACAGTGCATAGATCCAAGGCTTGGAGGAGGATACCCACTAAAGGCTGTCAGCAAG ATGGCTGCTGTTGCTGCACTTTGCATACAGTGGGTGCCTGACTTCAGACCTGAAATGAACATTGTCGTCAGGGCTCTGTGCCCGTTACTGAACAAGTCACCATCTCTGCCTCGGTGA